One genomic segment of Misgurnus anguillicaudatus chromosome 23, ASM2758022v2, whole genome shotgun sequence includes these proteins:
- the LOC129453436 gene encoding calpain-2 catalytic subunit isoform X2 has product MLYLVNKSSVYLRLSALGFSSTKPVVTGDCWLMAAIASLTLNHNVLERVVPPGQSFSDGYAGIFHFQFWQYGEWVDVVIDDRLPTRNGELLFVHSAERSEFWSALLEKAYAKLHGSYEALDGGRVTEGFKDFTGGIAEDYELSKAPPHLFKIIQKALGLGSLLGCAIDTTSAYETEAVTSLKLVKGHAYSVTGAEEVHCLGCPVQLVRLRNPWGHKEWMGAWSDNSSEWNNVQPEEKAKLNYSAEDGEFWMAYSDFVRHFSKLEICNLTPDTLTSEEVRHWNYCQFDGNWKVGSTAGGCGNNPATFSSNPQFVIKLDDIDDDPYDGEDGCTLLVGLMQKDGRKDQRIGRSLNAIGFVIYEVPDEYKGRSNVHLGPDVLLYRRSVAGSKAFTNLREISERFKLPPGEYVIIPSTYEPNCQGSFILRVFTEKKAAASPMDVNITANIKKDRISDNDVDTSYKELFMQIAGNDQEVSVVELQQMLNNFISKRTDIKSDGFSRETCRHIIDLLDKDGTGKLGLVEFHTLWIKIQRYLEIFKNRDADKSGTMSSYEMRDALKDAGFEVNGKVLQVIISHYAEKQQAIDFDNFVGCLIHLEMLFETFQLFDRNNGKIELDILQWLCLTLS; this is encoded by the exons atGTTGTACCTTGTAAATAAATCTTCAGTTTATTTACGtttgtctgcacttgggttctctTCCACCAAACCAGTCGTGACAG GTGACTGTTGGCTTATGGCAGCCATTGCCTCTTTGACTCTAAACCACAATGTATTGGAGCGTGTAGTCCCACCTGGTCAGAGCTTTTCGGATGGTTACGCTGGCATCTTTCACTTTCAG TTCTGGCAGTATGGTGAATGGGTGGATGTTGTCATTGATGATCGTCTGCCTACCAGAAACGGAGAGCTGCTGTTTGTTCATTCAGCAGAGCGTTCAGAGTTCTGGAGCGCCCTGCTGGAGAAGGCCTATGCAAA GCTCCATGGCTCGTATGAAGCTCTGGATGGCGGCAGAGTCACTGAGGGTTTTAAGGACTTTACGGGAGGTATTGCTGAGGACTATGAGCTGAGTAAAGCCCCTCCACATCTGTTTAAGATCATTCAGAAAGCACTTGGGTTGGGCTCCCTGCTTGGCTGCGCCATTGAT ACTACCAGTGCCTATGAAACAGAGGCAGTGACCAGCCTAAAGCTGGTGAAAGGACATGCGTACTCAGTCACTGGTGCAGAGGAG GTTCACTGCCTCGGGTGTCCGGTGCAGCTGGTGCGTCTTAGGAACCCGTGGGGTCATAAGGAGTGGATGGGTGCATGGAGTGATAA CTCCAGTGAGTGGAATAATGTCCAACCGGAGGAGAAAGCTAAACTGAATTATTCAGCTGAGGATGGAGAATTCTG GATGGCATATTCAGACTTTGTGCGGCATTTCTCAAAGCTGGAAATTTGTAATCTGACTCCAGACACTTTGACCAGTGAAGAGGTGAGGCACTGGAACTACTGCCAGTTTGATGGCAACTGGAAAGTGGGATCCACCGCAGGAGGATGCGGTAACAATCCAG CTACGTTCTCCTCAAACCCTCAGTTTGTGATCAAGCTTGATGATATTGATGATGACCCTTATGATGGAGAAGATGGTTGCACTTTGCTGGTGGGACTGATGCAGAAAGATGGGCGTAAAGATCAACGCATTGGGCGATCCCTGAATGCCATTGGCTTTGTTATCTATGAG GTTCCAGATGAG tACAAGGGTCGCAGTAATGTTCATCTCGGCCCTGATGTGCTGCTGTATAGACGATCAGTTGCGGGGAGCAAGGCTTTCACCAACCTGCGAGAGATAAGCGAGCGCTTTAAGTTGCCTCCTGGAGAATATGTCATCATCCCCTCCACTTATGAGCCCAATTGCCAGGGAAGTTTTATACTGCGTGTGTTCACAGAGAAAAAGGCGGCTGCCAG CCCAATGGATGTTAATATCACCGCAAATATTAAAAAG GATCGCATATCTGACAATGATGTGGACACAAGTTATAAAGAGCTTTTTATGCAGATCGCTGGAAAT GACCAGGAGGTGTCTGTGGTGGAGCTACAGCAGATGCTGAACaactttatctctaaaa GAACTGATATCAAGTCTGATGGTTTCAGTAGAGAAACGTGTCGTCACATTATCGACCTGCTAGAT AAAGATGGCACTGGCAAACTTGGTCTGGTGGAGTTTCATACACTGTGGATAAAGATCCAGAGATATTTG GAAATTTTTAAGAACCGTGACGCAGACAAGTCAGGCACTATGAGTTCATATGAGATGAGAGATGCACTAAAAGATGCAG GGTTTGAAGTGAACGGTAAAGTACTTCAGGTGATAATCTCACATTATGCTGAGAAGCAGCAAGCCATTGACTTTGATAACTTTGTGGGCTGCCTCATCCACTTGGAGATGCTCTTCG AAACGTTTCAATTGTTCGATAGGAACAACGGGAAAATCGAGCTGGATATCCTGCAG TGGCTTTGCTTGACCCTCTCTTAA
- the LOC129453436 gene encoding calpain-2 catalytic subunit isoform X1 translates to MSSTAKFLAKRQNREKGIGTNKKAIPFHKQDYQSLKRECLEKNTLFCDPTFPAGFESLGYEKLGPNSSKAQGVEWKRPKDLCTNPQFIVDGAKRTDICQGELGDCWLMAAIASLTLNHNVLERVVPPGQSFSDGYAGIFHFQFWQYGEWVDVVIDDRLPTRNGELLFVHSAERSEFWSALLEKAYAKLHGSYEALDGGRVTEGFKDFTGGIAEDYELSKAPPHLFKIIQKALGLGSLLGCAIDTTSAYETEAVTSLKLVKGHAYSVTGAEEVHCLGCPVQLVRLRNPWGHKEWMGAWSDNSSEWNNVQPEEKAKLNYSAEDGEFWMAYSDFVRHFSKLEICNLTPDTLTSEEVRHWNYCQFDGNWKVGSTAGGCGNNPATFSSNPQFVIKLDDIDDDPYDGEDGCTLLVGLMQKDGRKDQRIGRSLNAIGFVIYEVPDEYKGRSNVHLGPDVLLYRRSVAGSKAFTNLREISERFKLPPGEYVIIPSTYEPNCQGSFILRVFTEKKAAASPMDVNITANIKKDRISDNDVDTSYKELFMQIAGNDQEVSVVELQQMLNNFISKRTDIKSDGFSRETCRHIIDLLDKDGTGKLGLVEFHTLWIKIQRYLEIFKNRDADKSGTMSSYEMRDALKDAGFEVNGKVLQVIISHYAEKQQAIDFDNFVGCLIHLEMLFETFQLFDRNNGKIELDILQWLCLTLS, encoded by the exons ATGAGCAGCACTGCAAAGTTTCTTGCTAAAAGACAGAATAGAGAAAAAGGTATTGGAACAAACAAGAAGGCGATACCATTCCACAAGCAGGACTATCAGAGTCTGAAACGTGAATGTTTGGAGAAAAATACATTGTTTTGTGATCCGACCTTCCCTGCGGGTTTTGAGTCTCTGGGCTACGAGAAACTGGGACCGAATTCCTCCAAGGCACAAGGAGTGGAGTGGAAAAGACCAAAG GACCTGTGTACAAACCCTCAGTTTATTGTGGATGGTGCCAAGCGGACTGACATCTGCCAAGGGGAATTAG GTGACTGTTGGCTTATGGCAGCCATTGCCTCTTTGACTCTAAACCACAATGTATTGGAGCGTGTAGTCCCACCTGGTCAGAGCTTTTCGGATGGTTACGCTGGCATCTTTCACTTTCAG TTCTGGCAGTATGGTGAATGGGTGGATGTTGTCATTGATGATCGTCTGCCTACCAGAAACGGAGAGCTGCTGTTTGTTCATTCAGCAGAGCGTTCAGAGTTCTGGAGCGCCCTGCTGGAGAAGGCCTATGCAAA GCTCCATGGCTCGTATGAAGCTCTGGATGGCGGCAGAGTCACTGAGGGTTTTAAGGACTTTACGGGAGGTATTGCTGAGGACTATGAGCTGAGTAAAGCCCCTCCACATCTGTTTAAGATCATTCAGAAAGCACTTGGGTTGGGCTCCCTGCTTGGCTGCGCCATTGAT ACTACCAGTGCCTATGAAACAGAGGCAGTGACCAGCCTAAAGCTGGTGAAAGGACATGCGTACTCAGTCACTGGTGCAGAGGAG GTTCACTGCCTCGGGTGTCCGGTGCAGCTGGTGCGTCTTAGGAACCCGTGGGGTCATAAGGAGTGGATGGGTGCATGGAGTGATAA CTCCAGTGAGTGGAATAATGTCCAACCGGAGGAGAAAGCTAAACTGAATTATTCAGCTGAGGATGGAGAATTCTG GATGGCATATTCAGACTTTGTGCGGCATTTCTCAAAGCTGGAAATTTGTAATCTGACTCCAGACACTTTGACCAGTGAAGAGGTGAGGCACTGGAACTACTGCCAGTTTGATGGCAACTGGAAAGTGGGATCCACCGCAGGAGGATGCGGTAACAATCCAG CTACGTTCTCCTCAAACCCTCAGTTTGTGATCAAGCTTGATGATATTGATGATGACCCTTATGATGGAGAAGATGGTTGCACTTTGCTGGTGGGACTGATGCAGAAAGATGGGCGTAAAGATCAACGCATTGGGCGATCCCTGAATGCCATTGGCTTTGTTATCTATGAG GTTCCAGATGAG tACAAGGGTCGCAGTAATGTTCATCTCGGCCCTGATGTGCTGCTGTATAGACGATCAGTTGCGGGGAGCAAGGCTTTCACCAACCTGCGAGAGATAAGCGAGCGCTTTAAGTTGCCTCCTGGAGAATATGTCATCATCCCCTCCACTTATGAGCCCAATTGCCAGGGAAGTTTTATACTGCGTGTGTTCACAGAGAAAAAGGCGGCTGCCAG CCCAATGGATGTTAATATCACCGCAAATATTAAAAAG GATCGCATATCTGACAATGATGTGGACACAAGTTATAAAGAGCTTTTTATGCAGATCGCTGGAAAT GACCAGGAGGTGTCTGTGGTGGAGCTACAGCAGATGCTGAACaactttatctctaaaa GAACTGATATCAAGTCTGATGGTTTCAGTAGAGAAACGTGTCGTCACATTATCGACCTGCTAGAT AAAGATGGCACTGGCAAACTTGGTCTGGTGGAGTTTCATACACTGTGGATAAAGATCCAGAGATATTTG GAAATTTTTAAGAACCGTGACGCAGACAAGTCAGGCACTATGAGTTCATATGAGATGAGAGATGCACTAAAAGATGCAG GGTTTGAAGTGAACGGTAAAGTACTTCAGGTGATAATCTCACATTATGCTGAGAAGCAGCAAGCCATTGACTTTGATAACTTTGTGGGCTGCCTCATCCACTTGGAGATGCTCTTCG AAACGTTTCAATTGTTCGATAGGAACAACGGGAAAATCGAGCTGGATATCCTGCAG TGGCTTTGCTTGACCCTCTCTTAA